One window of Globicephala melas chromosome 2, mGloMel1.2, whole genome shotgun sequence genomic DNA carries:
- the PNP gene encoding purine nucleoside phosphorylase: MDDGFKYEDYQNTAKWLLSHTKHRPQVAVICGSGLGGLSDRLTQAQIFDYSEIPNFPKSTVPGHAGRLVFGILNGRGCVMMQGRFHMYEGYPLWKVTFPVRVFHLLGVDTLVVTNAAGGLNPEFEVGDIMLIRDHINLPGFCGENPLRGPNDERFGVRFPAMSDAYDRDMRQKAHSTWKQMGEQRELREGTYVMVAGPSFETVAECRLLQKLGADAVGMSTVPEVIVARHCGLRVFGFSLITNKVILDYESQEKANHKEVLEAGKQVTQKLEQFVSILMASIPLPDNAS; this comes from the exons ATGGACGACGG atTCAAGTATGAAGATTATCAGAACACTGCAAAATGGCTTTTGTCTCACACCAAACACCGACCTCAAGTGGCGGTGATCTGTGGTTCTGGGTTAGGAGGTCTGAGTGACAGATTAACTCAGGCCCAGATCTTTGACTACAGTGAAATACCGAACTTTCCCAAAAGTACAG TGCCAGGTCATGCTGGCCGACTGGTGTTTGGGATCTTGAATGGCAGAGGCTGTGTGATGATGCAGGGCAGGTTCCACATGTATGAAGGCTACCCGCTCTGGAAG GTGACATTCCCAGTGAGGGTTTTCCATCTTCTGGGTGTGGACACTCTAGTGGTCACCAATGCAGCTGGAGGGCTCAACCCCGAGTTTGAGGTTGGAGATATCATGCTGATCCGCGATCACATCAATCTACCTGGTTTCTGCGGTGAGAACCCTCTCAGAGGGCCCAATGATGAAAG GTTTGGAGTTCGTTTCCCTGCCATGTCTGATGCCTACGACCGGGATATGAGGCAGAAGGCTCACAGTACCTGGAAACAAATGGGAGAGCAGAGAGAGTTACGGGAAGGAACCTATGTGATGGTGGCAGGCCCCAGCTTTGAGACTGTGGCAGAGTGTCGTCTGCTGCAGAAGCTGGGAGCAGATGCTGTTG GCATGAGCACAGTACCCGAAGTTATAGTTGCAAGGCACTGTGGACTTCGAGTCTTTGGCTTCTCCCTCATCACTAACAAGGTCATCTTGGATTATGAAAGCCAGGAGAAGGCCAATCACAAGGAAGTACTAGAGGCCGGGAAGCAAGTTACGCAGAAATTGGAGCAATTTGTCTCCATTCTTATGGCTAGCATTCCACTGCCTGACAATGCCAGTTAA